The DNA segment CTCATCTTATTAACAAATGTGCCTACTGTGGTAATACAAGGTAAGCACTCTGAACCTCTTGTAAGGCTCCTGCCTATCTTGTAATCTTTTTCCGTAGTTGTGGGTAATGCTTCCGCATCTATCCCAAATCTCCTCAGACTACTAGCAAACAATCTAGCTCCATCTGGCTGAAGAGGAGGTATCCATACCTTACCAAGCTTCAAGTCTTTACTACTTCCATCAGTAAAGCAAACTTTTACATTCTGTACCTCTCTCTGTTCTTTCTCATCTCTTTGTTCCTTTATAACATTGTAAAATGCTTCTAACCTTGTCTGGAAAACTGCATCTCCACCGTACTCATCAAGCTCAAGTATCAAAAAGGGCTTTTTACTAAATACCTCCTCAAGGTAAGTAAGTAGAAAAGAATCTGGACCACAAGGAAATGTGCCTAGAAACACAGGATATAGATTCTCCTTTTCTTTCACAAATTCAGCAACCCTTAGCATCTCCCGCGGTAAATACCAGTACATATTGTCACAATAACCATTATCTTTTCCAAATTTCCTCAGCAACATCCAAGGAATTACCGGAACAGAAAGATTAGCTATTTTTAAAGGAACATTCATATTGAGTGTATTTGAAAAGATGATATAAGGTCTTCCAAAAAGAACTATATAACTACCACTAGAATCTTGGATTAAGCTGTAAACCTCTTCACCGAGTCTCCTCATCCTCTCCTCAAACTCCTTTTGAACCTCAATAGCATTAGAAAGAGCCCTCTCAATATCCTTTTTACTAAAGCCAAAAGGCTTAAAATACTCTTCAAGTTGGTCTACAAGGTGACGATTACTGGTACTAAAATCAAAAACCGGTATAAGTAGTTCGGCACCTTTCTGATCATTACGAGTTACTACATACTTTAGAAATGCCGGCAATGACTGAACATACGGACAGAAATGATTATACTTATTCTTTTCCCCAAAAGGATGGTTAAGCATAGATGGGATGAATATATATCCACCTTTTCTCTCAGTAAGCTCCGCTGTAATTCCGTATGCTAACTTCACAGGTAAGCAAAAGTCCGCAGAAGCTAACTCTACACCCTTTTCCAGTGTTTTCCTTCCCAAAACATCCACAACTACGGTATCAAAACCTAATTCTTCTAAAAAAGTTTTATAGAAAGGAAGTAGAGAATACACCGTGAAAATATTAGGAATATAAACGATTCTTTCACAATTCCCTGACTTATCACCAGTGTTTTTAGTATAGTCCCGAAAGATACTCTCATATTTTTCGTATATTTCAAATTCTTTAACCCTTCTTCTGCCTTTAGAGTCACTTTCTCTACCACATTGGTAACCAAACGAGGTTGTTCTCTCCCCGGAACTTAAGTGTGTAATCTTACATAAGTTTTCACAGTACTTACAGGTGCTAAAGTATATACTAACTTCTCTATTACTAACATCAAATCCTAGAAACTTCGTTACTCCCACCTTACCTATCCAATCTTTTGCCATAATAGCAATGCCGATTGCCCCCATAAGGTGACAAAAAGGAGAAACAACAATTTCTCTATTTAGAACCTTCTCAAAAGCTCCGACAAGAGCTTTATTTCTCGCAGTAGCTCCTTGAAAGACTACCTTTCCTTTAGGAAGATATTTTTTCCCAACCACCCTATTTAAATAGTTATGGACAACCGAGTAAGTGCAAGAAGCCATCACTTCTTCCACAGAAAACCCTTTGCTAAGAAGATCCTCAATGTCCTGCTCCATAAAGACCGAACACCTTTCCTGAGTGTAAGGAGGAGAAATACCCATAATTTTATCACTAACTTCCTTTATATTAAGTCCAAACTTTTTTGCCTGTTCTTCAAGGAATGAGCCAGTCCCAGCAGAACAGATGTAGTTCATGCTACAATCAAAAACTTTACCATTCCTAAGCCTTACATATTTAGAGTCCTGTCCTCCTATTTCAAATATCACTTCAGCATCAGGGAAAAAGTGAAGAGCTCCCTTTGCATGAGCTGTGATTTCATTCTCAATAACATCAGCTCCAATGTATTCCCCAACCAACTTTCTACCAGATCCTGTTGTTCCCACTCCAAGAACTACTACTTCACTTCTTTTCTCATCCTTAACCTTACTCAGAACCTGAAATATTCTATTGATAGCCTTTATAGGTTCTCCACCAGTTCTAGTATAGAAGCTAGCAATTATCCTCAGGTTTTCATCCATAAGAACACATTTGGTGCTAGTTGATCCTATGTCAATGCCTAGATAAATCTTTAGCGTTGTCCCTTCTTCCCAATTATATATTCCAATCTCAACTCCATCAAGCTCTATTACATAACCTTCGGAAGCCGGATATTTACTCCTCTCAATCAGAATATGAGGGCTTTTCTCAAACACCTCTTTACCATTCTTTTTACCTACTAAAAACTCCAAATCCCCAAGGTAATAAGCTTTTGAAAACCGTTGATCGGCAAGGCTTACAGCTCCCAAAGCTTGCAAAAAATTAGAGTTCGGATCAACTACTAAATTATCACCTAAGTACTCTCTAAGATAGTGGACAAAGAATTTATTCTGAGACAATCCTCCTACTAAAACAACTTTCCCATCTATATTCCTACCCCTAAGAAGCGAGTTTAAAACAGTTCTAGCCATGCTTCTACACAAACCTGCCCATATCTCAACTTTAGAATACCCTTCCTGCTGACGATTTACTAAATCCGTTTTTGCAAACACTGTGCACCTTGAAGCTACTGCCGGCGGTTGAGAATAAGGAATTTCCCACCTCTCAATCTCTTCATAACTTACAGAAAGCCTCTCCCTCTGCTGATCAAAGAAAGCTCCTGTTCCAGCAGCACACACAGAATTAGTCCACAAATTTTTTAATTTAAAATTCTCATCTAGCTCTACAAGCTTAGAGGATCTTGCCCCAACATCAAGTATATACCTAACCTTGCCTATATACTTTCTCACACCTTCTATCAAACACTTGGTTCCATCAAAAAATGGGGCCTTCTCCAAACTGGCAAAAAAGCTTCCAGTAAATCCTACATATTTCTCACCAAAAGCTTCTAATAACCCTTTCAAATTCTCAATAACTCTCTTGCCATGAAAAACCGAAACTTTATCAACAACTTCACCATTCTTAACTCCAACAACTTTAAGGTATAAACTCCCTACATCTATACCTATCCCTTCAATCTCCTTATCTAAATTAAACACTCTCTCTTCCACCATCGTAGTAAAAACTGAATACTCACTTTAATTATACTCTAACCACAAAGAAAAGTGCAAATACCTAACCATCAAAACCAGAAAAGCACAAAACTTCTCTAAGTCTCAAGTAGTACCTGCTAATCACAAAACATCAGCTTACACCAAACTTTTTACAGAACTATTAGAAAATTTATCCAGTCTTGACAGGAACTGCGAGAAAAAAACATCCCCAGCTATAAACTCTAGATTTCATTGTATTAAAACTACTTCATCCCTCTCTTTCCCTATTTGAGTTTAGCAAAAGCTTTAAAAGAAAATATAGCGAGAGGTTAAAAATGAAAATTGCAGAATTCACAAAAGAACTTAAGAGATTTCTAAAGGCAAAACTTGAAGGTTGTAGGCACTTTATAGTTGCTAATTTCATACCCTTCAAGAGATACGACTTAATGATATACAAAGAACTTACAACCAGCTACCTGGTGTCCTTTTTGATAATGTCACTAGTAGTTTGGCTTAAAGAGATTTACCTAATATACATTCAATATATCCAGAAAGGAGCCCAACTCTGGACAACACTTAGCATATTTTTCTACAGTCTACCTTTTACAATGGCTATAACCATTCCTGCGGGTATGGTAATGGCTACCTTGCTAACGTTTAATAAACTCTCAATCAATCTTGAAATTCTGATGCTACGCTTAAGCGGTGTAAGAAAAATTAGGCTTTTCCTGCCCGTTTTTGTATTCTCCTTAGTTATCCTAGGAATAACCTTCCTATTCTTTGATACCGTTTTAATAAGAGGCAATGAAATGTATCTCAGATCTATGATCAAAATGAGAATAGAAAAACCGTTTATAGACATCGCTCCAGGTGAGTTTCCTAAGATCGGGGAATTCAACATAGGGTTTGAAGAGATAAGCGGGAACGAAATGATAGGAGTAGAAATCTACCAAAACTTTGCTGAAGGCGAAAGAATAATTAAGGCTAGCAAGGGTGTAATAATTTCCTCTGGGGATCTACCTTACTACAAGATTCTTTTAAACGATGGAACCTTTATTGAGAAATCCAAAAGAGGAGAAGTCTTCTCCTCACAGTTTAAAGAAGCAGAACTGAGAGTAGATTACGAAATCTCTTACATTCCAACTTTCAATACCGAAACACAACCACGAGTTATGTCAAGATATAAAACAGGCAGAATTATTGAAAATATGAAAAAACAAGATAACGTTTTGAAAAGTTTACTTGAGCTTAGTAATCTCAACTCCAACCTCATTGAGGAATACAAAGAAGTTTTACTCACCCTGCCCCAATATCTGGTAGCCCTAGCTTTCGGCGGTAAGGAAAGGGATAAAACAATAGAAAACTTCAACAACACCATAGTAACAATTTCCAAGCTACATCAAGATATCAGAAAAGTCAATACCAGATTTGAGATGATTGACTACAATGTTTTTGTTTTTGAACAACACAAGAAAACATCTATACCAGTATCTGCAATAGTTTACGGACTGGTAGGATTCGTTTTTGGTATAATGATAAAGGTAAGGACGGGTAGAGGAGGCTCACTGATAATAGGAATAGTGGTGATACTACTTCAGACATACCTTACATTTGTAGCTGAGATTCCCGTAAGAAATGGAGAATTAGACCCAATAACTGCTGCATGGTATTCCAATGTTATATTATCTCTACCTGCTTTGTATCTCTTACTACGAGAAAAGATCTAAAATACCCTTATAGGTCCTTCACTTAGGCCTTTAAGAAATTGCTGTGTATATTCATTACCTGAGTTAAACATTTCTTCTAAGTCTCCGAAAAAGACAATTCTATGATCTTCAAGCATTAACAACTTTCCTCCTATCTTTTTCATAACCTCAATATCATGAGTGACAACTACTATTGGTATCTGGAGGTAATTTTTTAAGTCTATTATTGATGACATCACATAATCCGATGTTATAGGATCAAGTCCTGTAGTAGGTTCATCAAGGAAAAGAATTTTAGGGTAGGTTGATATAGTTCTAGCAAGTGCAACCCTTTTTCTCATACCACCACTAAGCTCAGATGGCATTTTTTCTCCAACATTCGGCAACCCCACCATCTCAAGCACCTCTTTAACCCTCCTACGAGCCTTCTCCCCAGTTATTCTCCTTACATTCTCTATAACAAAAAGGATGTTTTCTTCTACAGTAAGCGAATCAAACAGTGCTCCACTCTGAAACAAAAACCCAACATCTCTCCAGAACTCTTCAAGCTCCTTCTCCTTAAGAGAAGTTATGTCAACTCCATTTAAAATTACTCTACCCCTTTCAGGTTCCAAAAGCCTAACAATTGTTTTTATCAACACACTCTTGCCCATTCCACTCCTTCCTATTATCAATAATCTATCAGAGTCAAGCGAAAATGTTATATTATCCAATACTTTCAAGTTATTGAAAGACTTACACAAATTCCTAACCTCAATCACACTCATACCACTTCATCTTCTACTCCACTCCTCCTCAAAATTCCTCATAGCTCTCTCAAGAATATAGTAAACCTTCCTAACAGAACAACCAATAATTCTTGAGATCTCTTCGGGTGTCATTCCTTGGTAATACCTAAGGAAGATAACCTCTCTTTCTTCCCTTGGAAGCCTTGAGATTACATCTCTGACTTGGTTTATTAGATCTACATCAAAATCATAAGGATTATTAACGTATCTCTCTATTCTAAGGTCAGTATCTTTACTTTTCAGCTTCCTTAGAAAGTCGTAACAGTAGTTTCTCACGAGTGAATAAAACCAAGGAAAGAACTTCTTCCTTCCGTCAAACTTCTTCAATTTCAATGAAAGTTTGAGGAAGGTTTCTTGGACAAAGTCATCTATCTCATTCAGTGGTATACCCATAGTTCTGCCAAAGTCATACACAAAATTTACGTATTTTTCATATATTAAGGTAAAGGCCTCCTCTTTTCTCTTACCACCCTTTGAAAAAAAGTCATCTATTAGTTCTTCATCACTGACACTAAACATGCAAAGTACTTATTCTTCAGGAATTTCTGGAATCTTAAGTTCCACACCTATCTCTATCACATCTGGATCTTTTATCTTATCTCTGTTCAAGGTAAATATCTTTGGCCACCACCAATACCCACCTCTAAAAAGTTTACCAGCAATTTTTGATAAGAAATCACCTTTTTCTACAATGTAACTACCTACAACCTTGGGCTCAGTAGTGACTCTTTTCTTAGCTTTCCTTTTCTCTATTTCACTTACAACTACATTAAGCTCTTCTACTTTAAGAGAGTACATATCCAAAAGTTCGTTAACTCTATCTAGCTTTTCAAGAGAATCTTCGTAATTACCTTTGTTATGATCCTCTTGAGCCTGTGAGTAAAGACTCCTTATCTCTTCTCTCATCTTCTGAAGTTCAGATTCAAGTGAAGACCTGTAACTTTCAAGCTCCCTCTCAGACATACCTTTAACTTTCTCCTCACTACTATACTCAGAAGTTACTTTTTCTTCATAAGTCAGAGATACTCTGAATTCTGCACCATTAAACGCTTCTAGTTCTTTGTTGCTCCCAAAATACAGAAACCTGATCTTAAGTTTATTAATTTTAAGCTCTTTCATTCTATTGCCGATATCCTCTAATTCCTGTTGACTTTTTCCTTTAAGTTTTTCAGAAAGCTCATCTAGCTTTTTAATTGCCTCCCTTGACTTCTCTATACTTTCATTCAACTTAGCCTCATTTAGGAATGCTTTGGCTTGGCTCGTTATCTCTTCTATTTCCATAACTTCTGCAGAAAGCCACTTTGCTACTCTCTTCAACTTCTCAGTCCTTGAAAGGACTCTATTCAGTTCTGTTCTTGCTGTATTCCATTTATCTTTCAACTCTCTAACAGTAGGTTCTACTTCTGAAATAACTCTTCTGGAATTTGTCAGAGACTCATAGTAATTTGATGAATTATAGAGCGATAACGAAGTTTGGTACGAATTTGTAAGATTCTTGAAACTTTCAGGATACACTACTTCCATTCTCAAATCCTTAGACTCCTTTAGCAAAGAACTAACCTTTGACATCTCTTCCTCTGCTTTCTTCTTTCTAGAGTTCATTATTGCTATTTCCGAATTTGTTATTGAGGTTAGAGCTTTTACTTTAGCTTCATCATTTTTTCCCACGGAAACAAGATTAGTAGCCTCTGTATAATTCTTTTCTGCCACAGTATACTCTTTTTCTGACAATACTGGTGCTCCCTCACTGCGAGCCAATTCCAGCTTCTCTTTTGCCAGTTGTATCTCTTTATCAGGCTTTGGAGCAGGACATGCACCTAAAAAGCTTGTCACCAGTAACAAAACTATTCCAAAGATTGTAAATTTTCTCATACCACTCCTCCTAACATCTAGATAGAAATAATAATAAATAAGTGCCAGCCAAGTTTCTACAAAAAACAACAACTGTCACTGGTAATCCGAACTTTACCTTGTTAACTCAGAAGCTTTTGGCAAGCCTCGGGTTGACTCTATTATACTATGGTATATAAACTCTGACAGTCTAAGCAATTGCTTTTCATCTAATCCGAAGAACCTAAATCCACAAAACAGGGCATCACGCCTTACTAGAAATACCTTTGTTTTCACAACAACATTCCCGAATATCAATTCACAAGGATAAGCCTTGTTATTTATAAACATATTTGCTTCTTCTTCAGTCCGAAAATTAGCACTCACTCCTCCTGCACTCACATCAAATACCTGTCCCTCAATGACTCTGTTCGGAAGTATCTCAACTCTTAGAAGTCCATAATCAACTTTTACCCTGTAATGTTTTCTTTTATCGTCATCCTTAATAGGCAAGGTTTGAAGAATCTCATAAATCTTTTCTGATATGTAGTATGGTTGCAGAGCACTGTCAACAATGCCTGATACTCCTTTCTGCAGGAGTTCTTTCAGCTTAGCAGGGGACTTTTCCGAGGTTACCAATATTATGTATTTTTTAGTCTCACTTATTTTACCAACAACACTGAAGCCCTGCTCTGGAAACATCTTATTTATTCCATCCACATCAATAACGAATACATCAAATTCACCGTTGTTTGCCTGGTCAGAGAATATATGGTTTACATAATATCCACGAGATATAAGAAAAACTCCAATTGCTTTTGATAAGGTTGGGCTATTTGAAACAACACCAACTTTTACCATAAAAACAATTTAACAAAAACTCATAACTGATTCAAGAAGTTATACAAACCTATACCATCCATCTTCAGTACCAACTATTATCATTGAGAACTTTGTGAAAATGCCGTTCTCTATTATTCCTGGAATACTTTTCAACCACCTTTCTGTTTCAACTGGATTCTCAAGTCTCATTTGACACTCAAGTAAGAAGTTACCATTATCACTTACCACTGGTCCGAGTTTTCCTTTACCCACTCTAAGCCTAGGATTAAACTCTTCAAGCTGTCTCATTACAATTGGTGCTGCAAACGGCAACACTTCCATATTTACTACTCCCTCAAGAACTCCATCAGTTACTTTAGTTTCATCGACTATTACTATAAACCTCTCTGCATTGTAATCCACAATCTTCTCCCTAGTCAACGCTCCCCCCCCACCTTTAAGAAGTGCTATCTTATTTACCTTATCCGCACCGTCTATTGCTATATCTATCCTCTCAACAGCATCCGTATCTGTCACCAATATCCCATTTTCTATCGCTAACATCCGCGAAGCGTAAGATGTTGTCACACAAACAACCTTTAATCCCTTCTTAACCTCATCCCCGAGAAGCTTTATAAACTCTTGAACAGTTGTCCCACTACCAAGACCTATTACCATGTTATCTTTCACCCACTCTCTCACATACTCTAATGCACCTAAAGCGGAATTTATTTTACCTTTAACAGTATCCATAACTGCCTCTCTAAAAATCTCTCAAGATTCTAAGTTTTATATACCCTTCGCCAGCTACATAGAGAATAGGACTCACTTTGTCAGGAATATAGTTGCCACTACTATCAAAAACATCGTCATCTACAAGCACGTTCATAACCTCACCAACGATTAAATTGTGGTCACCTACTTCCTCATCCTTAACCAACTTACACTCATACACTGCAAATGAGAGTGGAATATAGAAAACACCATCCAAAATACCTCTCTCAAGAGGTATATTGAACTTCTCTATTTTATCAACATCCCTTCCAGAATAGAAACCAAGTTTATCAACTATGTCCAGATGTTTCCAATCTAAAAAGTTCACGGAAAAACTCTTGGACCTACTAAGAAGTTCATAAGTGAATCTTCTCTTTGAGATCATTACTGAAAAATATCTAGGATTAATGGAAGATATAGTTGTCCAGGCAGCAGGCATAGCGTTAGTTCTACCTTGAAAAGACGTAACTATTACACATACTACACTTGGGAAAAAACTGTAAAATCCCTTGTCGCTTTTCCTCAACATACTACACTCTTTCCACTTGATCAAAATTTATATTCAACGGCGTTTCTCGGTTGAAGATAGTTACACTCACTTTGAGCTTATATTTATCAGGATAAACCTCAACCACCGTTCCAACAAGTCCTTTAAACGGACCCTCCACTATTTTTACCTGATCACCAGGCTCAAACGAAGAGGAAAGATCAACAAAAGCTCTACTCTTGAATTCACCCGTTTTCTCAAAAATATTTCTTACCTCCTCTATAGTCAAAGGTTTTGGAGGAACCCTAAAAGATCTTACACCACTTTGCTCTGTCTTAGCCCCTAGAAAACCAATTACTCCGTGGATGTTCTTTACTGTCCTTAGAAATGATTCAAGTTTCTGCTCTTCAGTAGGAAGGTCCATTTCCAAAAGAATATATCCTGGGAATATTCTCTGTTTCTTTACTATTTTCTTATCACCTCTTCCCCTAACTTCAACATTCTCCATAGGTATTTTTATGTCAACTATGACCTTTCTTACATCTTCATTCTTTTCCATCTCCTTTTTTATTTTATCCACAACACTATTCTCAAGACCTGAGATGGTATGTAACACATACCAAGCTCTACCCATACACATCTACCTTCTACTTTAGAATTAGTCCAACTAATGTTGAAGCAACAAAATCTATAAACCCCAAGATTATAGAAAGGATTATTACAAAGACTATTACTATTGCTGAAGAAGATATAACCTCCTCTTTCGGTGGCCATGAAACTTTCTTCATTTCCTCGGCAACATCCTTAAAAAATTGTATCACTCTCTTAGCAATACCTATCATACGCCTACCTCAGGCAAAATATTCAGGCCTGGTGGGGCTCGAACCCACAACCTCCGGATTTGGAGTCCGGCGCTCTAGCCAATTCGAGCTACAGGCCTACGGTGGTGGGGATGGAGGGACTCGAACCCTCACGGGTCTTCACCCAGGGGATTTTAAGTCCCCCGCGTCTGCCATTCCGCCACATCCCCAACTAACCTTGATATTATACATAACCTATCTCAACCATTTCAACTTCAACAATTCCAGAACACCCAAGTCTCACCTAAAAACATCCTCACAGGAACGAACCTCTTGAGATACAACCCCTCTTTTCCTATAATATTATTACCATGAAAGAGAAAACCTTCGGAAAATATAGAATAATATCCTCAAAAGTAAACTTATGGGTATTCATAAATTTAAATACCATCAGATCTTATGAAGACTTCCACAAATTGGATTTTGTTAACAGAGCCCAAAAATATACAAACACTTCCTTCCAAAAGCTTTGGAATTTCTTTGCGACAACTCCAGTGCTTGAAGCTTGGTGGAATGGAGAAAAACTAATATCAGAGTTTTTGGTAAATATAGATAAACAGAGAAAAGTATACCCACTGGAACATTTAGATCTTTTCATAAACGAGAGGCTCATACCACTAGAAATCCTACCATCCATAATCTCTGACTTCTTAGGCCTTGAATCTTCAAGAGAAATAAAAACCTGTGATGAGAATGCCATAAAGAATATAGAAGTTTTGTGCTTGTGTAAAGTATGTGACAGAAAAGTATTTCCAAGCGAGATAGCAGAACAACTTAGTAATACTGAAGGTGTATGCTATTATTGTCTCAACAAACTCTCCCCTGAGATAAGAAGGGAAATAGAAACTCCATATCTTTTTAAAAAAAGGATAAACGAAACATGGAAAGCACTAACTGAAAAACAGAGAGAACAATTACTATTCAATATCCTAAGAGAAAGTAGAAAACCCCTAGGAATAGAAGGAATCCAGAAACTCAAAGCACTCGCAAAAAAACTCTCTACAATTGAATCCATATTCAGCGTAGACTTTTCCCCCGAAGAACTAGAATCAGTTGTAAGAAAGTTAGACAAAGACTACTTTATCATTTGGTGGGAGAAAATAAAATAGGAGAAGCGAATATGCATAAACAAAATGCAAAGAAAATTCCCAACAGCAACTTAAATTCCTCAACCAACAATAACACAGAGTTCACCAAAAGCAAAAAGAATCTTACTCCTACTAACAAAAAGCATCACAAATACTTTGACGTAACTTACAGCATAGATTACTCAAAAATAACAGGCACCTGTCCCATATGTTCCAAACACACAATCTATGACCCATCCAATATAGTGATAGAAGGACATGTGTTTCACTTTGAGTGTGTAGTAAACTACATAAAAGAAAAGTTTGGAACCGAAAGCAACAACAAAATCCTTTATACCGGATCTAATACCTTTGGAATCTTCTGGGAAAGCAGAGATACTAAGAAAACAGAACTACTAAAAAAGGTGAACCTAAAGGATACCTTATATGAGTATATTAAGGCAAACACTTAATTTGATAAATACATTACAAAAAGCGCTATTAAATGGTGAATACCCTCACTCTAAAACTCTGATTTCCCTTTGCATCCAAGCACTAGGAAATGAAATTCCTTTTGGCATCTACACCGAAACATCAAAAGGCTTCCTGAATGTGTTCAAGTCTGAGAAAAAGACGAAGGTTCTAAAAGATGTGGTAAGCGAAAATGAAATATCTAAAAAAATCAGAAAGCTAGGAGACGAAACATTCTTTGACATAGCAATATTCTTCAGGAAATTCCAAAGAAAGATTCTGATAAGAGTATCCTTACCTCCCTTGCTTCAGCCAGATGAAGAAAACTTAAGCGAAGTAATAAACAGCTTCTATTCCTTTCAAGAACTCTATGATAGAAATTATGTCCTCTTAGAACTTATCAAGATCCTCAAAGCAACGGCAGAAGTTGATGATATTGAGGAAGTTATAGAAAATGCAACAAAAGTAACCAAAAAACTTTTGGGAACCCAAGGAGCTTCAATTTTACTTAAGGACGAAAAAAAAGACGAACTCTTCTTTAAGGTAGTAGAAAGTGAAAAAAGTGACAAAATAAAAGAGGTTAGAATACCTACAAGTAAAGGAATAGCAGGATATACTGCAAGAACAGGAAAATCACTGATCGTCAACGATGTATCTTCGCATCCTGAATTTTATAGTAAAGTTGACGAAAAAAGCGGCTTCACAACGAAATCACTAATCTCCGCAGCTATAAAACCCCTGAACAGAACAATAGGAGTAATCGAAGCAGTAAACAAACTAAGGGAAACAAATTTTACAGAAGAAGATTTGGAACTTCTAGAGACTATAGCAGACATACTAGGAATAAGCTTAATAAACTCAATACTTCATCAGAAAATTAATAAAATCTCAACCGACATAATAAAAGCTCTAATAACCGCCCTTGAAGCTAGAGACGAATACACAAAAGGACATTCTTACAGAGTTCAAATATTTTCAGTCAAAATCGCTCGCGCTTTAGGATTACCTTCAAAGAAAATTAAAAAGGTAGAACTATCTTCAATTCTACATGATATTGGCAAAATAGGAATTCCTGACAACATTCTCAGAAAACCAGGGAAACTCTCAGAGGAAGAATACGAAACAATAAAAAAGCACCCTATCATAGGCTACAATATCCTAAGCTCAGTTGAAGGACTTGAAGATATCCTAGATGGTATAAAATACCATCATGAGAAGTTTGACGGAACCGGATACCCCGAAGGTCTAAAGGGTAAGGATATACCACTTATAGCAAGAATAATAGCTGTTGCTGATACACTTGACGCTATGACCTCAGACAGACCTTACCGAAAAGCATTACCACTTGAAATAGCACTAGAAGAGATAAAAAAAGTCAAAGGAACCCAGTTAGACCCCGAAATTGTAGAAACTTTCCTAAACTCATTCTCCAAAACAGAAGAAACACTTCAAGATAATATGTAGAAAATATCCCTAAACTCTAAAATCATAACCGCTAAGAAAGATTCAACATCTTATCTATAATCGGCTTGTTAAAACCAACAATAACTTTACCATTTATCACAACCACAGGAACACCCATCTGCCCAGATATCCTCACCATCTCCATCGCTTTTACCTCATCCTTAGACACATCATAGTCCACAAACTTAATGCCCTTGGACCTAAGATAATTCTTAAGCATATTGCAATAGGGACAAGTCGGTGTAGAATAAACCTTTACATCCATAAGCCTTACCTCCTAAATATACTAGCTACTGTATATAGTATACTAAAATATTTCCAACAAGTCAAGAGATTTCAGTGTATTA comes from the Brevinematia bacterium genome and includes:
- a CDS encoding HD domain-containing phosphohydrolase translates to MSILRQTLNLINTLQKALLNGEYPHSKTLISLCIQALGNEIPFGIYTETSKGFLNVFKSEKKTKVLKDVVSENEISKKIRKLGDETFFDIAIFFRKFQRKILIRVSLPPLLQPDEENLSEVINSFYSFQELYDRNYVLLELIKILKATAEVDDIEEVIENATKVTKKLLGTQGASILLKDEKKDELFFKVVESEKSDKIKEVRIPTSKGIAGYTARTGKSLIVNDVSSHPEFYSKVDEKSGFTTKSLISAAIKPLNRTIGVIEAVNKLRETNFTEEDLELLETIADILGISLINSILHQKINKISTDIIKALITALEARDEYTKGHSYRVQIFSVKIARALGLPSKKIKKVELSSILHDIGKIGIPDNILRKPGKLSEEEYETIKKHPIIGYNILSSVEGLEDILDGIKYHHEKFDGTGYPEGLKGKDIPLIARIIAVADTLDAMTSDRPYRKALPLEIALEEIKKVKGTQLDPEIVETFLNSFSKTEETLQDNM
- a CDS encoding Uxx-star family glutaredoxin-like (seleno)protein, giving the protein MDVKVYSTPTCPYCNMLKNYLRSKGIKFVDYDVSKDEVKAMEMVRISGQMGVPVVVINGKVIVGFNKPIIDKMLNLS